The following are from one region of the Lacinutrix sp. Bg11-31 genome:
- a CDS encoding iron-containing alcohol dehydrogenase family protein, which translates to MSYKNFPMVSKVIFGRGSFNQLEEILSPKRLNTKAPFIFFVDDVFKGNAWLTSRIPLSYDDKLIYVSAAKEPETSQIDELVEQIILNFKELPSGIIGIGGGSVLDIAKAVSIMLKNNGEAKDYQGWDLVKNPAVYHVGIPTISGTGAEVSRTTILTGPERKLGINSDYTPFDQVVLDPELTKDVPKDQWFYTGMDCFVHCVESLNGTFLNAFSKTYGEKAYTLCKEIFLEDDLSDQDSQDKLMMASWHGGMSIAYSQVGVAHALSYGLGYLLGVKHGIGNCIVFDHLDEYYPEGVAMFKEMKAKHKITLPQGICKDLSDKEFDIMINVALSLEPLWENAIGKQWKKTITRDKLKALYQKM; encoded by the coding sequence ATGAGTTATAAGAATTTTCCAATGGTGTCCAAGGTAATTTTTGGAAGAGGTAGTTTTAATCAGTTAGAAGAAATTCTTTCTCCTAAAAGGTTGAATACCAAAGCGCCATTTATATTTTTTGTAGACGATGTTTTTAAAGGTAATGCTTGGTTAACCTCAAGAATACCTTTGTCTTACGACGATAAATTAATATACGTCTCTGCAGCCAAAGAACCAGAAACGTCTCAAATAGACGAGTTAGTAGAGCAAATTATCCTTAATTTTAAAGAATTGCCATCTGGTATTATTGGTATTGGAGGTGGAAGCGTTTTAGATATTGCCAAAGCAGTTTCTATAATGCTTAAAAATAATGGAGAGGCCAAAGATTATCAAGGTTGGGACTTAGTAAAAAATCCTGCCGTTTATCATGTTGGTATTCCTACCATTTCGGGAACAGGAGCAGAAGTTTCTAGAACGACTATTTTAACAGGTCCAGAACGTAAACTTGGTATTAATAGTGATTATACACCATTTGATCAAGTAGTTTTAGATCCAGAATTAACAAAAGATGTACCTAAAGACCAGTGGTTTTATACAGGAATGGACTGTTTTGTACATTGCGTAGAATCGCTTAATGGAACGTTTTTAAATGCATTTAGTAAAACTTATGGAGAAAAAGCATACACACTTTGTAAAGAGATTTTCTTAGAAGATGATTTAAGTGATCAGGATTCTCAAGATAAACTCATGATGGCGAGTTGGCATGGAGGTATGAGTATTGCCTATTCTCAAGTTGGTGTTGCACATGCTTTAAGCTATGGTTTAGGCTATTTGCTTGGTGTAAAACATGGCATTGGTAATTGTATTGTATTCGACCACTTAGATGAATATTATCCAGAAGGAGTAGCTATGTTTAAAGAAATGAAAGCAAAGCATAAGATTACTTTACCTCAAGGTATTTGTAAAGACCTATCAGACAAAGAATTCGATATCATGATTAATGTTGCTTTAAGTTTAGAACCACTTTGGGAAAATGCTATTGGTAAACAATGGAAAAAAACAATAACACGAGACAAGCTTAAAGCACTCTATCAAAAAATGTAG